The Nakaseomyces glabratus chromosome H, complete sequence genome segment TCCGCCACTGGCGCTGTTGCCGCCGTTGCCGCCGTTGCCACTGTTGCCACTGTTGCCAGTACTGTAGTGCGGGTTAGGGGGCTGTGGCAGGAACCCGCCCCCCATGGCGTGGTGGGCCTGGTTCTGACCACTCTGGTTGGCCATGCCGGCGGCTGCAACGGCGGCCGCCGTGGTGTTAGCACCCAGCATAGCGTCCACACCCTGTCCTGttccttgtccttgtccttgtcctgTTCCTGGCTGTGGCTGTGCCTGTGCCTGGCTGGCGTACATCTGTGTCTGCTGCGCcagctgctgctgctgcgCGAGCaattgctgctgctgcGCCTGCACTGCCTCGAGCTGCTTCTGCAGCGTGAACTGCTCTATCATCAGGCTCGTCAGCTCGCTCTGCGACCTCCTGTGCGCCACGAAGATCTGCTTCGGCGCGTTCTTCCCGCCACCCGTGGTGGTTACGTACatgttgttgttggtgGTGCCACTGGCACCATCCTGGCGATGAAACTTCGACATTTGGGGTTTTCAGTTAGAATAGTGACCCTCGGCGCTTACACTTCTGTCCTTTGTTCTGGGGAAAAGGGTCGGAAGGGAAAGCCCAGGGTGCGCTGCTTAAATACTTTGGACGGGAGGGGGGAAGCGATAGGGAAGAcgctgaaaaaaatttgggAGAACGAATGGCGCAAAGGGGCGTCCAATGGAAAGACCGGGCAGAGAATCCCCTGTGGGATGTGGGAAAGGGTTGGTTGTAAGGAAAGAAGGGATCTTGCTTAGAGACACCTGTACAACAAGGGACTCTGAAAGGGGATCTTGCTTATAGAGAGAGAGGCCCGTACGAAGGACCATTTCCACAAACTTTTATTGCTGTATCACGCTGTACGCAGCCTCTTGTCTTAGAAGCAGCTGCACAAGAGCGGAACATCGATATCCATTTCGACTTCGACTTCGATATCGATGGCGGTGCCCTGAGTTATTCTGCTGCAGCGTCTGTGTGGGAGATGAGCTGTGGGAAGAAGGGGAAAACTAGGCGCATTCCGTGGTCGGTGATgagttctttttttagaaGTGTTGCGTTGTAGCTTGTCACATGTATTCGTACGTGTATTTGTATACCTATAAcatatacaatatatacaatacatatattatatacaaTACATACTAGTCGGACTTGACCTTGTACAAGGTGTCGAGGAAGGCTGTGATCAGTTTGTCTGCTACGCCTGTTGTTTTCACTGAGCCTGCGACACCGTAGAGGGCGCTGGTGCCCTCGGTGCTTGGTGTGCTCGTGGGGTCTGCGCTCATCTGCTCGACGGCCTCCGTGAGTGTTTCGATGAAGGTGTCGATCGTAGGAACGCTCAGTGTGGTGATGGCCAGGTGCAGCGCGGCGGGTTTCTGCAGCGCGTTCAGGTGCCAGCCGCTCTTGGCGAGGCGGTCTGCCAGCTCGTAGATGTTCAGCTTGTTGGAGGAGAACGACACTACTGACAGCTTGGGGTCGCCAAGCACTTCCAGTTGTGGGAGCTTGTTGCGGATGTGGTCCTTCAACTTGCGCGCTGTGGACACTATGCGCGTGCAGGAGTCCTTGTAGCCCGACTCACCCATGTGTATCATGGTAGACCAGCAGCCCACGACTAGTGCGCCGGGTCTCGAGCCCGCTAGCGTGGGTGAACCATACAGACCACCGGTCCACTTGGAGTCCACGTAGTACTGGTGCTTCCTGAGCTCGCTGTTTCTGTACATAATCACGGAGGAACCCTTAGGGGCGAAACCGTACTTATGTGTGTCACACGAGATGGAAGTCACACCGGGAACCCTGAAATCGAAAGACCCAATGTCGTTGAACCCGGCTTTCTCCATGAACGCAATGATAAATGAGCCCAGGCAGCAATCAACATGCAGTGGAATCTTATATTTCTGAGCCAGCTTGCCCAAGCCTTCGATGTCGTCAACTATTCCGTGTGGGAAGTTAGGAGCAGAACCAGCGAGCAAGACTGTGTTCCCATTTATTAACCGCTTGactttcttcaagtcaACTTTGTACGTAACTGGATCAAGATCAACGTGGTGTATCTTGATACCAAAGTAATAGGCAGCTTTGTCAAACCCAGCATGCGCTGTTACGGGGACAATCATCTCAGGTTCGGTGATACCACGGTGCTTCAGGCCGTAAACTTTGGCACTCAGACATGCCAATAGAAGCGATTCGGTACCACCTGATGTAGTAGTACCACAACCTGTCTCAGGTGCATTGAACATTTTCAAAGTCATGGACACCACTTCAGcttccatttttcttaCTGCAGGAAAAACATCGGGGTGTAACTGATTAGCAACACAATACTTCTCAAAAGCTTCGCTTTGTAACTTGATGAGCTCTTTCCCACCATGGTAGACAGCACCTGATACTCTGCCTTGCTCCCAGGACGTATGAGGTAGTATAGAATTCAACTTATCCAATTCACTGTTGATAGATTCACTGGATAAACCCTCTTTAGGtaaaacttcaaaatcaGCCAATTGATCATCGTTCTTGATCAGTTCTTTCTCCATACCAGCGACAGCCTTAGAGACCTCTTTGTTAACAGAGCCTCTCAGCAAAGGTGATTCCAGtaatctttgaaatatccAATTCGCAACACTCTTGTATAATAGCTGCATGGACTTCAATAAACCATAGCCAGCCAGATAATAATAGATTTTCTTGACAAACTTGTATAGTACAATCAAGAAGACATAGTCCTTTAAGATATTGTACCACGGGGTGTCATCCAAGTAGCGTGTAGTCTTATTTACTACGCAATTCACCACATCTTCCACAGAAACTTGATCAACAAGTTCCTTGATGTCATTGATATTCATCCTGTAGCTTAGTCTCTTATATATGAAAGTAGCTTCCACTTTATAGCGATTTTGTTAGCAAAGTTCCTCGAATGTGGTTGtatttttaatgataaGCTGATTAACTCAATCGCTGCTGGGATAATTGACttctatatatatgtgACCATTATTAAAGATGGTCACTAAGAATGAAACCAATTCTGTTGATCAATGGGTCTTTTGAAAATGTGACAAGTTAAGGGGAAAGTGCCTTTGATGCGGATACGGAATTTTCGTTAACAAGATGAGCCGAAATATTTCACAGAAAGcttaatatattaaacTTCACCATAGTTAGTAGAGGGAACTATATCACAATGGCTTgtatttcatatatatgGTATGTATGTAAATTACTACACATACATCAAACCTAGATAAGGTTAATTTGAGGACTTCTATCATAATTATATAGTTTCTGTAATATGTCAAGTCTAATACTGGGGGTACAATGAGTTTACAtccaaaacataaaaagaACGAGATATTCAAATGCAGTTCTATTATTACATGGATGTTTTACATATAAAGTACGTACAAACGTAATAAAAAAGTGTTATAAATATGCAATTGGTGTGATTCAGTAGTGGAGTTGCTCAAGTGTATGAAGGTGTGGCAGATCTAGTGCTTCTGATCCTTGTACTATTATTGGAAGTACGACCTCCAACCGATGAGTTTGGTGCTCCGTTGGTTTTTAGTGAATACTGTGATTCCATCAGCTCGATATAGTGTTTCAAGTATTTTGATTTGGCTTGAATCTGATACAATTCTTTCCTCACACGTTTCTCTTCAGCAGTAAGAGCATTGACCTTTAATTTCAAGGCAGGGCCTGACAATAGCTTATTTAGATCTTCCAGCTCGGTCCTGAGAGCTGACAGAGTACTGGCGCTTTCCGCAGCTTTAGAGGAATCTAACTGGTACTGAGACCTGAGTTCGTCATTCTCATTGCTGCTTTGTTCATTCTGTGTTCTCAGTTCCTTCAGGTTCACCCTAGTTTTTCTTATCAATTCGTTTAATTCCTCCATTTGAGAACTCATCTCCTGATCTGTAGATAAGTTAATTAAGCTTTCTAATTTTGCCTTTTGCTCCTCCACTGCAGATATACGCTCCCTCAGTTTCGAAGTTTCTGCATTAGCCCTCTCAAGTCTCTTCTCAGAGTCTATCATTGATTTTTCATCgtctttgaattttttataGAATACACCGATCTCTTGTTTCAAACCATCTAGCTCATTTTGAGTCTCAGTACTGTGCAATCTTTTCCTTAAAATGactttttcattttcttccttttcattCTCTAAGTCCTTGAGTCTTTCTACAGTTTGCTTCATCAATGTCGATTGATAGCTCTTAATATCAAATACTGtattgaaaattttcagttCTGAGTTTGAGTACTTTAGTTTGGAAAGTCTAGGTTCGAAAATAGAGGCCTGCTCGTTGAATGCtttcttgaaatcaaaTGATTCAATTCTCAATTGGGGAACGACATTATTACAGTTTTCATTTCTCAGCAGTGAAGTAATTAGTCTTTGGTAATCAACATCAGTTTGTAGTTCATCTGATCCATGCATACTCCTATAATACTTGCTTCTTGTGAGTAGGAAATGCATTAGTCCATCTACTGTGTTCACATACTCGAGACTATCGTCGTCTAACTTACCATCCTCAGCTTGTTTGCTTTTTATGAGTTCTTCGTTCTTCAAAAGGGTTCTCTCCAGCATGAAGTGGTCTGGAGAATTACACACTACTAACTTGATTAGCGGGATAGGGTTTG includes the following:
- the HDA2 gene encoding Hda2p (CAGL0H01331g~Ortholog(s) have DNA binding, chromatin binding, histone deacetylase activity) — its product is MDKANIHYLPIGLTTSQVDLIEILISLHAHSLLKECAKRYNNDSKGADVLKTEDHQGKYPIIPQKRMTYMLDANIRAIANHPSLLVDHYIPRQFLRMEPTEISITSSDKFKKLNTILSMIIQRDRKQFPKPLKVCLISHSIKELDLIEGLVLGKYFKIKRFSGTPLYDEKHDLPYDMPPKSAASSRTSNTSGGKRGRHLSTRSTESSTTDVTINTKSTNSNSTNTASVASSPNDSDSKTTDSTSTYTGYTKDTYHYSRKIKKQLHPDIYIDDWLFLTTTRHLTHDPTLLNNINVDLIICFDPLLDPSLPGVSSIRNVNGKSNPIPLIKLVVCNSPDHFMLERTLLKNEELIKSKQAEDGKLDDDSLEYVNTVDGLMHFLLTRSKYYRSMHGSDELQTDVDYQRLITSLLRNENCNNVVPQLRIESFDFKKAFNEQASIFEPRLSKLKYSNSELKIFNTVFDIKSYQSTLMKQTVERLKDLENEKEENEKVILRKRLHSTETQNELDGLKQEIGVFYKKFKDDEKSMIDSEKRLERANAETSKLRERISAVEEQKAKLESLINLSTDQEMSSQMEELNELIRKTRVNLKELRTQNEQSSNENDELRSQYQLDSSKAAESASTLSALRTELEDLNKLLSGPALKLKVNALTAEEKRVRKELYQIQAKSKYLKHYIELMESQYSLKTNGAPNSSVGGRTSNNSTRIRSTRSATPSYT
- the DPL1 gene encoding sphinganine-1-phosphate aldolase DPL1 (CAGL0H01309g~Ortholog(s) have sphinganine-1-phosphate aldolase activity and role in calcium-mediated signaling, cellular response to starvation, sphingolipid metabolic process) encodes the protein MNINDIKELVDQVSVEDVVNCVVNKTTRYLDDTPWYNILKDYVFLIVLYKFVKKIYYYLAGYGLLKSMQLLYKSVANWIFQRLLESPLLRGSVNKEVSKAVAGMEKELIKNDDQLADFEVLPKEGLSSESINSELDKLNSILPHTSWEQGRVSGAVYHGGKELIKLQSEAFEKYCVANQLHPDVFPAVRKMEAEVVSMTLKMFNAPETGCGTTTSGGTESLLLACLSAKVYGLKHRGITEPEMIVPVTAHAGFDKAAYYFGIKIHHVDLDPVTYKVDLKKVKRLINGNTVLLAGSAPNFPHGIVDDIEGLGKLAQKYKIPLHVDCCLGSFIIAFMEKAGFNDIGSFDFRVPGVTSISCDTHKYGFAPKGSSVIMYRNSELRKHQYYVDSKWTGGLYGSPTLAGSRPGALVVGCWSTMIHMGESGYKDSCTRIVSTARKLKDHIRNKLPQLEVLGDPKLSVVSFSSNKLNIYELADRLAKSGWHLNALQKPAALHLAITTLSVPTIDTFIETLTEAVEQMSADPTSTPSTEGTSALYGVAGSVKTTGVADKLITAFLDTLYKVKSD